TGGACATCCCCGCCGTGATTTCAACCGGTTTGCCATCCACCATGATATTGTTCTGTTTGAGGCTGATTTGTGCGGGGAACACCAGACCCAGCCGTTCATCGTGGGTGGAATCTCTGGAAACGCTGAGTAATTCCCCTTCAATGGTGCCATAGCGGGTATAAGGGAACGCATCGACTTTCACCGTGACGTGCTGACCGGGATAAACAAAACCGACATCTTTGTTGAGGATTTGGATTTCAGCGAGTTGGACATGCTCATCAGGCACAATCACCATTAAATTCTGGGCAGGTTGCAGCACGGCGCCAAGGGTATGGACACTCAACTGTTGAACTGTGCCGCTCACCGGCGAGCGTACCACCTCAAGTTCTTCCCGTTCCTGCATTTTGGAAATTTCTTGTTTTATGACCCCTAATTGCATGACAGCCTGTTTTCTTTTCTCAAACCATTCCCGCTCTTTTTGTATTTTGACGCCCTTGAAACGCGCTTCCAGACTTTGGTATTGGGTGACCAAAATACCCAGTTCGGATTTTTGTTGGGCGATCAGCCTCTCGGTTTCCAGAAATTCTTTTTCCTGCTCCAGATATTCCACCTTGCTGATAACCTGCTTTTGGCTCAAGGTCTTCCGGGCCAATAAACGCTGGTTGATATTGTCACGCAGATGGGTCAAGGAGCGTATATCGCTATTGCGTGATGCTTGGGAAGCCAGATTCACGGCCATTTCCGCATGGATATTGTTAATGATGGAGTCGAATTCCTGCTTCTCATGAGCGTAATGCGTCAGAATTTTTTCCTGCCTGTCCGCGGATTGCTGCTGGAAAAGTGGCAGAGACTTGGGATCATGCTGCTCAAGCAAGGCTTGATAACGGATTTCCTCTTCTATCGTATAGTCGCGTTGTTCGAACAAACGCGCAATATCCTGATTGACGCCGAGCGTGTTGAGCGTCAGCAAAGGGGCACCTTTCTCAACATGCTGACCATTGGCGACATGAATCGCCATCAGGCGGCTCTGTTCGTAAGCCTGAATGATCTGGGAACGACCCGACGCGATTAAACGCCCGGTTGCGGTTGCTTGTACATCCAGTTTTCCCAGACAAGCCCAGAGCAGCGCGATCAGAACACTGATGCTCAGCGTGATGGCCGTATAACGGGCGAACGGGGAAGGAGGTCGTTGCGACAAGGCCAGATGGGTCGGTAAAAAATCGTAATGGGGGTGGGTCGTTCGCAACCGTTTGATCCCTCTGCGCAAGATAGCCTTAAACATGGGCAGTCTCCTCCTGTTTTGTTTCTTGTTTTAGCTCTTGTTGTAACTGCCAAAGTTTCCGGTAGTGTTGGCCTTGTTGCAGAAGCTGTTGATGGCTACCTTGTTCAATGATTTGGCCTTGGTTTAAGACAATGATCCGGTCACATTGGCGCACCGTGGAAAGCCGGTGGGCAATGGTGATCACCGTTCTGCCTTGGGCAATCGCGGCCATATTGGATTGAATGATGGCTTGTGATTCATCATCCAGTGCGCTGGTCGCTTCATCCAGGATCAAGATCTTGGGATCGGATAACAGGGTTCTGGCAATGGCCAGACGCTGCCGCTGACCGCCCGAGAGCGATTGCCCCCCTTCCGCGATCACCGTGTCATACCCCATCGGCAATTTGAGAATAAAATCGTGTGCCCCTGCCAGCTTTGCCGCCTCAATCACTGCGGATAACGGGGCATCAGGGCAGGATTGAGACAAATTCTCATACACGGTTTTATTAAACAGAAAGTTTTCTTGCAGAACGATACCGATCTGCTGCCTGATGGCTTCAATATTAAGATGTTGCAAAGGAATGCCATCCAGCGTAATAGCGCCACTTTCCGGGGTGTAAAGCCGTAACAGCAAACGGGCAAGGGTGCTTTTTCCCGAACCGGAGGTGCCGACGACGCCCACGGTTTCCCCCGCCCGAATATCCAGCGTGAAATGGTTGATGGTGGGGGGAAGATCCGGTTGATAGCGAAAGACGATATCAGCAAATGAGATTGCCCCTTGCAATGCCACCTGATGGTTGCCTGATTGTTGCTCTGTCGGCAGGTTCAACATATCGCCCAGCTTATCAATGGCAATGCGTGAGCGGATAAATTGCCCCCAGAGTTGCACCAACTTAGACAAGGGTTGCTGGGTGTGGCTGACCATCATATTGAAAGCGATCAACTGACCAATGGTCATGTGCAGGGAAAGCACTTGTGAAGCCCCTAACCAGATAATGACCGCACTGGTCACTTTTTGTAACACCGTTACCAGATGACCGGAACGGTTATCCCATTGCTGCACATCATAACTGGTGCTGACCATCTGCTCGGTCTGGCTATCCCAACGGCGGATAAAGCGGGGTTCAGCCGCAAGGCTTTTCAGTGTTTCGGCTCCGGCAACGGTTTCGGTCAGGAAAGAGGTATTGATGGCGGCATGAGTGAACTGTTTTTCCACCGCTTTTTCAATTTTCGGCGTCACCCACCAGGCCAGCAGGGCATAGCAGGGCAGGGTCAGCAGGAAAATCAGCGTCAGCAGGCCGGACAGTAAGCTCATGACATAAAGAAAGACAAACATGAACAGGACGTCGATACACAGGGTAAACATCGAGCCGGTTAAAAACTCCCGGATCGTTTCCAGTTCCCGTACCCGTGTCACAATCGCCCCCACTTGGCGGGATTTAAAAAACAGCAATGGCAGGCCAAACAGGTGCCTGACCAGCTTCAACCCCAGTTTGATGTCAATCCGGTTGGCGGTATGGGCATACTGATATTCACGTAACCCCCGCAGAATGATTTCAATCAATCCGGCAGCCACCAGCCCGAAAATCAGGACATCCAATGTGGAAAGCGCCTGATGCACGAGAACTTTGTCCATAACAACCTGCACGACCAGCGGTGAGATCAGAGCCAGAAGTTGTAGGACGAAGGAGAACAGGAGTATCTCCGCAAGGTTCTTCTTTTGCCTGACAAATTCAGGGATAAACCAGCCAATATTAAATTGGTTGCTTTTTTGTTTTATTTTTATCCACCTGCCGCTCCATAGATTGATAAATTCTTCTTTACCTAATATCTCTGGTGTTGCTTGATTGGGTTTTTGGATTAATACCCGCTGCTCATCATATTTAGCCAGAATAAAAGGTTGCCCATCGTTGCCAAACAAAATGGCAGGCAAAGATATTTCGCCTAACTTCTTATTTATAGAGTATTTATTTTTAATTTTAATATGGCATTCTTTTTTCAGCCTGTTTAGCGTAGAAATATAATCATCATCATTATTTAAGTTTTTATTTGATGTGGTCGCATGGTTCTTATTAGATATCATTATTATTAAATTAATTAATGATATTGTTGTTTTTTCTATTTCATTCATTAAATTAAATCTATTTTAAATAAAAAATCACGCTCTTGATTAAAGAGATAACCTGAAAACTAATGAGACATTTATTTTTAAATAATTTTAACAAATTTATTATACCCTATAAACTTCAAACTATAGCTCACAAGGCGAAAGCCGCTTATTATCTCCCCGCAGCGTGGGAAGATAATAAATGCATCGTGAAGTACGGCAAGTATAAAAGATATTATCTGTTATCAAAGCGCCTATGGGTGTTGGTAATTGGGACAAAATGTAGAGGCTAAACAGACATTTTACTATTTATATGTTGATTTTAGCCGATAAATGGATATATTTTTATCTAAATTAGTCGTAAATGTCGTTGGAAAATCATCTCATTTTTCGATCCAGACTTAATCGGTTCACACTCAACTTACCATTTTGTATTTAGGATAGTGCTTGAAGAATAATAGACCTTGAAAACGAATAGACCTTGAAAACGAATAGTGATTGAAAGATAAAGGAAAACTCAATTACTTTAGCTTAATCAGATAACCGTAGCAATAAGGTTTAATCATAAATGAAACTATACGAAATATGGGGTCATTTATGATTTAATCATTTTAATTTAATGTAATATTAACATTAAATTAATATTTATTTAATGGATAATGCTATGTCTGAAAAATTTGTTCAAACCGTCTCAAGTGTTAATTATAACAAAGGCGTATTCTCGCTTTATTTTGTCGGGCAAGAGCCTAATCGCATGGCGAGTGGTATGCTGGCAGAGAATGATCAGGAATTACAGTTAAAACAAGTTATCCATATGCCGGCTTCTGGTTTTATGTATATGGTTTCTATGGTTAAAAGTATGCTTGAAGATCCCAGAATGGAAGCTGAAATCAGCAAACTGATTGCCGCGGGCTTTTTACCTGTGCCTGAGGCTAATGAAGGTGAAAAACCGGTTACAGCAGAAGCGGCAGTTGCAGAAACCGCTGAACCGAAAAAACGTTCACCACGCCATTCTGAAACAGCAAAATAATATCAGCAAAACGTTATCAGGTAGTTGCTAACCTATGGTGATCACACATCAACCGGCAACACTGAGTGCGAATGAGATACAGGCAATGATGGGTGGGGTGATGCTGCTTTGCCAACACTCCCCCTTGCACC
This genomic interval from Xenorhabdus doucetiae contains the following:
- a CDS encoding peptidase domain-containing ABC transporter; the protein is MNEIEKTTISLINLIIMISNKNHATTSNKNLNNDDDYISTLNRLKKECHIKIKNKYSINKKLGEISLPAILFGNDGQPFILAKYDEQRVLIQKPNQATPEILGKEEFINLWSGRWIKIKQKSNQFNIGWFIPEFVRQKKNLAEILLFSFVLQLLALISPLVVQVVMDKVLVHQALSTLDVLIFGLVAAGLIEIILRGLREYQYAHTANRIDIKLGLKLVRHLFGLPLLFFKSRQVGAIVTRVRELETIREFLTGSMFTLCIDVLFMFVFLYVMSLLSGLLTLIFLLTLPCYALLAWWVTPKIEKAVEKQFTHAAINTSFLTETVAGAETLKSLAAEPRFIRRWDSQTEQMVSTSYDVQQWDNRSGHLVTVLQKVTSAVIIWLGASQVLSLHMTIGQLIAFNMMVSHTQQPLSKLVQLWGQFIRSRIAIDKLGDMLNLPTEQQSGNHQVALQGAISFADIVFRYQPDLPPTINHFTLDIRAGETVGVVGTSGSGKSTLARLLLRLYTPESGAITLDGIPLQHLNIEAIRQQIGIVLQENFLFNKTVYENLSQSCPDAPLSAVIEAAKLAGAHDFILKLPMGYDTVIAEGGQSLSGGQRQRLAIARTLLSDPKILILDEATSALDDESQAIIQSNMAAIAQGRTVITIAHRLSTVRQCDRIIVLNQGQIIEQGSHQQLLQQGQHYRKLWQLQQELKQETKQEETAHV
- the rtxH gene encoding protein RtxH → MSEKFVQTVSSVNYNKGVFSLYFVGQEPNRMASGMLAENDQELQLKQVIHMPASGFMYMVSMVKSMLEDPRMEAEISKLIAAGFLPVPEANEGEKPVTAEAAVAETAEPKKRSPRHSETAK
- a CDS encoding HlyD family type I secretion periplasmic adaptor subunit, yielding MFKAILRRGIKRLRTTHPHYDFLPTHLALSQRPPSPFARYTAITLSISVLIALLWACLGKLDVQATATGRLIASGRSQIIQAYEQSRLMAIHVANGQHVEKGAPLLTLNTLGVNQDIARLFEQRDYTIEEEIRYQALLEQHDPKSLPLFQQQSADRQEKILTHYAHEKQEFDSIINNIHAEMAVNLASQASRNSDIRSLTHLRDNINQRLLARKTLSQKQVISKVEYLEQEKEFLETERLIAQQKSELGILVTQYQSLEARFKGVKIQKEREWFEKRKQAVMQLGVIKQEISKMQEREELEVVRSPVSGTVQQLSVHTLGAVLQPAQNLMVIVPDEHVQLAEIQILNKDVGFVYPGQHVTVKVDAFPYTRYGTIEGELLSVSRDSTHDERLGLVFPAQISLKQNNIMVDGKPVEITAGMSIVAEIKTDQRRVIDYLLSPIQEYQSEALREK